Within the Thermosynechococcus sichuanensis E542 genome, the region CCGCGCAACTCATAGTTCAAGGGCATATCCAGCGGAAAATTGACCCGCACAGGCAAGATAAAGGGACGGCGATCGCTCCGTTGGGCTTGCAACTGTTTGACCGTACGGACTTCCTCGAGCACCATTTCACTTTGAGCCGCCGTTTGCGACAGCAACAGAACAAAGAAATCACACCGTTTGAGTTCCTGATCAATCCGCTGTGCCCATGCCTCACCAAGGCGGATGCTTTGGCTGGCCATAAAGGGTTGGTGCCCCGCCTTTTGCAACACCTCTTGGAGCGCACTGGCCAATTGCAAATCGGTGCCGTCACTGGAGTGACTAATAAAAATATGGCGACCTTGGCGGGGAAGGGCGGCGGTGGCTGCCGGTGGAGGGGACACTGGCTTGGGGGCGGTGGTTTGCGGCGGCTGCGTGGCAACAGGGGGTAGCGGACTGGGGGGCAGTGTAGAAGCCTTCTCACTCGCCTTTGGCGATCGCCAGAGGTCTTGGACAGGGGTTTTTAGCAATTTGCCAAGGCGAAACCAAAGGGATTTCGGCACTTCCACCTGTTGCAGGCTGGCAAGGGCCTCGGCAGCCGTGGCAAAGCGTTCGTAGGGGGAAGGATGAATCAGCTTATTGACAAACTGCACTAGGCGATCGCTGACTGGTTCAGCGGCTTGCCAACACCAACAGCCGTAGGGGTCTTGGGTGAGTTGCAGGGGACTCAATCCCGTCAATGCCTGTACCGCCACCATCCCCAAGGAATAGAGATCGCTGGCCGGACGCGGACGACCCTGGGCTTGCTCTGGAGCCATATACCCCGGAGTGCCAATGGCGATCGTCTGCGGATTCGTCTCTGCCACCAAGGTACCGCCACCAATGGAGACCCCCATCTCCTTCACCGCCCCAAAATCAATGAGTACCAAGCGGTGATCCGATTGGCGACGAATCAAGTTATCGGGTTTGATATCGCGGTGGATCACACCACATTGATGCACAAAGGCCAGAATGCCAAGGGCATCTTGGAGCAACTCAATCACCCGTGCTTCTGACCACGCATAGCCCGGCAACAACTCCTGCCGTAGGACTTGACCCTCGATAAAGTCCTGAACAAGGTAAAACTCGCTGTCCTCCTCAAAGTAGGCAAGGAGGCGGGGGATTTGCGCGTGACTACCCAGTCGCTCTAGAATTTGTGCTTCCCGCTGAAAGAGCGATCGCGCCAACGGGAGAAAGGCCGCATCGGTACGGGCAGGGCGCAGGTACTTAACTACACACTTGGCACGAATGGGGCGATGAATATCCTCAGCAAGAAAGGTTTGGCCAAAGTTCCCCGCCCCCAAGACTCGAATGAGTTTATAGCGCCCGCCAAGGGTTTTCCCAATCATGATAATTGTTTTTTACTGGCTTCTCCTCGTTGATATATCTTGGCATAGTCCTTCCCTGAGCCACCATTAGAGTGTCCTCTTGATGCAGTGACTATTCAGCGGTAAAGACGGCATACAGCACAGGAGATAGGAAAACCACCCCTGCACCACCAGAAATTGCCAAGGACGAGATAAAACGACTCTTTGCCGTCACCGCAGGATCAACGAATAGACTGATCACAAGGCTCAGCAGGAAACAACCCATGCTCCCTAGGATGGGGAAGAGCGCGGTCATGATCGCTGCCTGTTTGGTATCGGTATCTTGGATGAAGCTAATCCTAAAAAGGAGCAGTGCAGTGACCAGTAGCCAAGGTAGAATGGCGCCCAAGGGGACAGCCCAATAGCTCCAGAGGGAGATGCGCCGCCAATGGGCAATCAAGGTCAGCCCTAGTGCCCCAAGGAGGAGGAGCAATAGTAGCAGCAGAAGTGAACGATTAGAGGCCATGAAAATACTCCCTGTAGGACGATGAGTTTCAGGAAACGGGGGCGATCGCGCTGGAATTCACAGCCACGACAATGGCAGTATTCAGTAACTGATAAAGGGCATCCGATAGGGTTTCGTATTCCGTTTGGCTGTCACCCCTAAAGGTCAGATCGTTCCACGACCCCATGCCGCCAAAGACCCAAGCCACCTCTACGGCACTCAGGAGTTGTTGGCAAATTTTGGCTAAGCGACTCACTGGCCAAGGCGTTTCCTCCTCAGTGGGTGAACCACGGCTGCTAAGCATTTGTCGGGCAAGGCCAAAGGTGCGGACAAAGGTCTCTTGGTCATGGTTAGCTGCAAACTCAGTCATTCGGTCGAGGTGGGTCAGCAATTGGGCGTGGATGGTTTGCGGGCGAGTGGTTCTCATCGGCGAAGCTAAGCGGGGATGGTTGCAGAGAATACGCCCATAGGCGACTTCCCAGTGTTGGTCGCGTTCACTCCACCGCCAGCGGCTCCGCCAATAGTCACACCCCGTGGACTTCACCACCTCAACCAACCAGTGGCCACCACCGCCGGGAAAGACAACCGCTATGCGATCGGGAATCTCGGGATTTTGGGAGGCTTCGTAGAATAACTGCAAGGCTTCAGCCCCCTCCTTCCGCAGGCGTTCCAACCAAGTCAAAGGGTCAGGGGCATAGGGAATTTCCCGCCATGAGGAATCCTCTTTGCGCAGATCAAGAAACGTCACGGGCTGGGGGAACTCCAACTCCTCCCTTGAGCATTCATTGGCAGCAATCGCCCCTAGGACAGCATTTCCCCAAAGAACTAGGTTGATATCTTGGGCAATGGATTCTTGCATGTTGCACCTGCCACTGGGGGAAAGGGGGCTTTATAGCGTTAGCGGAATAATTTGACCAAAGAAGCCGAGGCTCCAGACGGTTTGAATCGGCAATTCCGTCACAAAGAGGGTGGCAACGCCAAGGTTATAGGATTGGGTGTTGTAGGCGATGTAGCGTTCAATCTCTTCTGCTGGGCGCGATTCCAGTTGATCGCAGACTTCCAAAGCTACCATGGCGATCGCGCTATCGCGGTTGATGATCTCTGGGCACACCTGAGTCAAAAGGAAGGTGTTTATTTCTGCTGCGGCACGGTGTTGATAGTCGGCAGGGGTGGGATTGGTGAGACAGGCCGTAATAATCCCCAAGAGCAAGAAGGCGCCACCGCCCCACCAGAGAGGGCGTGCCATGACTTGGGAAAGGAGAGGCACTTTCATGGAGGAGTTCTCTATGCTATGCTAGAAGACTAGCTCAGGAAACATGGCGAGCGTAGCCAAGTGGTTAAGGCAGTGGATTGTGGTTCCACCATTCGTGGGTTCGAGTCCCATCGCTCGCCCTTTATTCTAGTGGATGATGTACCGAGCGGGTGTGTCCGTGGCACGACGGCTACTGTGGGGATGTCTTGTACTGTTGTTGGGTCTGCTACTGGTGGCCTGTGGCGGTGATGTGCCTCGCCAGGGGGATGACAGTATTGTCATTGGTACCACGGCTCGCCTGCGCACCCTAGATCCCGCGGATGCCTACGAAAATCTGGCGGGACTACTGCTGTTGAATTTAGGCGATCGCCTCTACACCTACGAAGGCCAAGACCTCATTCCCCAACTGGCCACGGCTCTACCCGAAGTGAGCGAGGATGGCCTCACCTACCGTA harbors:
- a CDS encoding AAA-like domain-containing protein, whose product is MIGKTLGGRYKLIRVLGAGNFGQTFLAEDIHRPIRAKCVVKYLRPARTDAAFLPLARSLFQREAQILERLGSHAQIPRLLAYFEEDSEFYLVQDFIEGQVLRQELLPGYAWSEARVIELLQDALGILAFVHQCGVIHRDIKPDNLIRRQSDHRLVLIDFGAVKEMGVSIGGGTLVAETNPQTIAIGTPGYMAPEQAQGRPRPASDLYSLGMVAVQALTGLSPLQLTQDPYGCWCWQAAEPVSDRLVQFVNKLIHPSPYERFATAAEALASLQQVEVPKSLWFRLGKLLKTPVQDLWRSPKASEKASTLPPSPLPPVATQPPQTTAPKPVSPPPAATAALPRQGRHIFISHSSDGTDLQLASALQEVLQKAGHQPFMASQSIRLGEAWAQRIDQELKRCDFFVLLLSQTAAQSEMVLEEVRTVKQLQAQRSDRRPFILPVRVNFPLDMPLNYELRGYLHRLQQRFWRSPADTDALLQEILDLVNATTAPVATSSDAAQETIAEPAQTGTLVGNGAPLPVAEPELPEGQVEVASAFYIERPPIEQRCRETLLQPGSLIRIKAPRQMGKTSLMARLLYRATQEGYGTVPLSFQLADAQVFSDLEKLLRWLCASVGRRLGLENRLNEYWDDIFGSKYNCTAYFEEYLLPNCQKSGTQFESRPLVLGLDEVDRVFEYPAVASDFFGLLRAWHEEGKNRDIWRNLRLIVVHGTEVYIPLDINQSPFNVGLAVDLPEFNSEQIAELCRLHGLNLSEGQLQDLQHLVGGHPYLIRLSLYHLARQDLTWQELMANAASETGLYRDHLRRQWWHLQQQADLVPAFREVLQAENGSVVDSTVGFKLHSLGLITLEGNLARVRCDLYRRYFGDRLH
- a CDS encoding DUF4359 domain-containing protein, which encodes MKVPLLSQVMARPLWWGGGAFLLLGIITACLTNPTPADYQHRAAAEINTFLLTQVCPEIINRDSAIAMVALEVCDQLESRPAEEIERYIAYNTQSYNLGVATLFVTELPIQTVWSLGFFGQIIPLTL